Proteins found in one Neurospora crassa OR74A linkage group II, whole genome shotgun sequence genomic segment:
- a CDS encoding ribonuclease H2 subunit A, with protein sequence MADIQDEAGPFLPPTISPPALLSGVSQTYFSPIPPQLLADNTPCCLGVDEAGRGPVLGPMVYSAFYLPLTLSDPLLKQKHSFDDSKVLTPAVRLSLMKELCTKDTELHDNCGYATSSLSPLSISSGMLKASKAQIYNLNQQAMDATIALIKGIYERGVNVTDIFIDTIGQPAAYQKKLERVFPTAKITVAKKADSLYPVVSAASVVAKVTRDIALEVLWADRSKQMRKRKRDDEAGLEKRAKLERGDTTGTNGTDAMDVDEPSHTQSDSPKPAAEEDEEEEVETNEAMAWGSGYPSDSKCVSWLKQNMHPVFGWGPECRFSWGTAKDMLETKGGVKVDWPEEEEEETQKLTDFFMAKRDQAEVDVDDLGTWFGAPAGVECF encoded by the coding sequence ATGGCCGACATCCAAGACGAAGCAGGACCCTTCCTGCCCCCGACCATCTCCCCTCCCGCCCTCCTGTCGGGCGTTTCTCAAACCTACTTCTCGCCAATTCCTCCTCAACTCCTCGCCGACAACACCCCATGCTGCCTAGGCGTTGACGAAGCCGGCCGTGGTCCTGTCCTTGGCCCCATGGTCTACTCGGCCTTCTACCTCCCTCTCACGCTCTCCGACCCGCTCCTAAAACAGAAGCACAGCTTTGACGACTCCAAAGTCCTGACTCCCGCCGTCCGCCTATCCCTAATGAAGGAACTCTGCACCAAAGATACCGAGCTACACGACAACTGCGGGTATGCAACGTCGTCGTTGAGTCCGTTGTCAATCTCGAGCGGCATGCTCAAAGCCAGCAAAGCCCAGATCTATAACCTCAACCAACAAGCCATGGACGCCACCATTGCTCTGATAAAGGGTATCTACGAACGGGGCGTCAATGTTACGGATATCTTTATCGACACGATTGGACAGCCGGCGGCATATCAAAAGAAGCTGGAACGGGTGTTCCCGACGGCCAAGATCACGGTCGCGAAGAAGGCAGATTCGCTGTACCCCGTGGTTTCGGCGGCGTCAGTAGTGGCCAAGGTTACAAGAGATATTGCGCTCGAGGTCCTGTGGGCGGATCGGAGTAAGCAAAtgcggaagaggaaaagggatgACGAGGCTGGGCTTGAGAAGCGGGCAAAGCTGGAGAGAGGGGACACAACAGGCACAAATGGCACAGATGCTATGGATGTTGACGAGCCATCACATACTCAAAGCGATTCGCCAAAACCAGCAgcagaggaggatgaggaagaggaggtggaaacAAACGAAGCGATGGCATGGGGCTCTGGCTACCCCTCCGACAGCAAATGCGTCTCTTGGCTCAAGCAGAACATGCATCCGGTTTTCGGCTGGGGTCCTGAATGCCGATTCTCTTGGGGAACAGCAAAAGACATGTTGGAAACCAAGGGAGGGGTGAAGGTGGATTggccggaggaagaggaggaggagacacAAAAGTTGACCGACTTCTTCATGGCCAAGAGAGACCAAGCAgaggtggatgtggatgacTTAGGGACATGGTTCGGTGCGCCTGCTGGGGTAGAATGTTTCTAG
- the cen-c gene encoding centromere protein C: protein MAPRPSGARRSLFPEPEHVYELGVAGRKTGVTLKDSGIRDEHGMQPLEDLFSSPHKPTEDRDEDEGEDDEDGGASEDGRADSEDMDITTTSGIAPAALLNGNASRLPLPVSRTNRSPVKVVVNSPARNRLMARSSSPTRGSLGANKENYDRGSSSQPAEDINTARRRLNFEALKAGGRSLSQPTTTNGLNGLNGYHDEAEEEEQENTAVPDETDAFIEESMAMLEDNGEVEEEQPADQEEEEPEDAPEAVPVPAAKKKPGRKPKAKEPSPAPAAVKRGRKPAAPVVEEEEREEEREAEGEPEEVAPQVAGKRGRGAKGKAAAVEEPAPAAKPGRKRRTVEEPATDAEESSSSRQPKRQRTETAPAPAKGRGRPRKSLTPAPREVEEPEPEPVEGGPSRSRAAKGKGRAPTPAAEPVNEKVTKATKATKPKGGRKRQPSPAPAADADTSIAIPRGPPLPKSRGLVINRREVPGDSNAIIRTRSGRHSFKPLAYWRNEHVDYEYEEDEFVADHAPKASKGSSAGEVARKRKFVLPTIKEVVRVEEEVVDFPRSRGRGTKRGGNNAAAGGTSRRAQRDEDPSPPEPWELNPGILGGDVVTWYPQHEFHPPALDDEVEVQEKQLAISGRAIRTQKVKDAAFRYAKTVNEGFFGAGVVDLPPGAVKRPKNSRKMFMTFFVYTGRVLVTVNETVFRIGKGGMWFVPRGNYYSIENDYDQPARVFFSQGCEVQVRPSSEGDEGVSGAENSVLDTSAAASASA, encoded by the exons ATGGCGCCACGGCCGTCAGGAGCGCGGCGCAGTCTGTTCCCCGAGCCAGAGCATGTGTACGAGTTGGGAGTTGCTGGCCG CAAAACCGGTGTCACCCTGAAAGACTCGGGCATCCGCGACGAACATGGCATGCAACCCCTCGAAGATCTCTTTTCCTCTCCCCACAAGCCGACCGAGGACCGCGATGAGGACGAaggcgaagacgacgaagacggtgGCGCCTCGGAGGATGGTAGGGCAGATAGCGAGGACATGGACATTACCACAA CCTCTGGCATCGCCCCAGCAGCTCTCCTCAACGGCAACGCCAGCCGACTTCCCCTCCCCGTCAGCCGCACCAACCGATCCCCGGTCAAGGTTGTCGTCAACTCGCCCGCGCGGAACCGTCTAATGGCGCGCAGCTCGTCGCCCACTCGTGGATCCCTTGGCGCCAACAAAGAAAACTACGATCGCGGTTCCTCTTCCCAGCCTGCAGAAGATATCAACACTGCCAGGCGGAGACTGAACTTTGAGGCTCTCAAGGCTGGTGGACGCTCCCTGTCTCAACCGACTACGACGAACGGCCTCAACGGGCTAAATGGGTATCACGATgaagccgaggaagaggagcaagaAAACACTGCGGTGCCGGATGAGACTGATGCGTTCATTGAGGAGTCTATGGCCATGTTGGAGGATAACGGggaagttgaggaggagcagccGGCAGaccaggaagaggaggaaccAGAGGACGCTCCCGAAGCTGTGCCTGTGCCcgccgccaagaagaagcctggGAGGAaacccaaggccaaggaacCCTCACCAGCACCCGCAGCGGTAAAGCGCGGACGGAAACCTGCTGCGCCCGTagtagaagaggaggagcgggaagaagagagagaagcaGAGGGAGAACCAGAAGAAGTCGCGCCCCAGGTTGCTGGAaagcgaggaaggggagccaagggcaaggccgCAGCCGTGGAAGAACCGGCCCCCGCAGCCAAACCAGGCAGGAAACGGCGCACCGTGGAAGAACCCGCTACCGATGCTGAAGAGTCCTCCTCCAGTCGCCAACCCAAGCGCCAACGTACCGAGACCGCGCCTGCGCCCGCCAAGGGCAGAGGAAGGCCGAGGAAATCACTCACTCCCGCGCCGAGAGAAGTCGAggaaccagaaccagaacccGTTGAAGGCGGTCCCTCGCGATCCAGGGCCGccaaaggaaagggtagggccccaacccccgccgccgaacCCGTCAACGAGAAGGTCACCAAGGCCACCAAGGCCACGAAACCGAAAGGTGGCCGCAAGCGCCAACCCTCTCCCGCACCCGCCGCCGATGCCGATACCTCCATTGCCATTCCCCGCggccctcccctccccaagTCTCGCGGTCTCGTCATCAACAGGCGCGAAGTCCCCGGCGACAGCAACGCCATCATCCGCACCCGTTCCGGTCGCCACTCCTTCAAGCCTCTCGCCTACTGGCGCAACGAGCACGTCGACTACGAATACGAGGAAGACGAATTCGTCGCCGACCACGCCCCCAAGGCCTCCAAGGGATCTAGTGCCGGGGAGGTGGCGCGCAAGAGGAAATTCGTTCTGCCCACCATCAAAGAAGTCGTGCGcgtggaggaagaagtcgtGGATTTCCCTCGCAGCCGTGGCCGGGGTACCAAGCGCGGCGGCAACAATGCTGCCGCTGGTGGCACCTCCCGCCGGGCCCAAAGAGACGAAGACCCTTCCCCTCCAGAACCCTGGGAACTCAACCCCGGCATTCTCGGAGGCGACGTGGTCACCTGGTACCCGCAACACGAGTTCCACCCGCCCGCGCTGGACGACGAGGTCGAAGTGCAGGAGAAGCAGCTGGCTATTTCGGGCCGAGCCATTCGCACGCAGAAAGTCAAGGACGCGGCGTTTAGGTATGCCAAGACGGTCAACGAAGGCTTCTTTGGCGCGGGCGTGGTGGATCTGCCCCCCGGAGCCGTCAAGAGGCCCAAGAACTCACGTAAAATGTTCATGACCTTTTTTGTGTATACGGGGAGGGTGTTGGTGACGGTGAATGAGACGGTGTTTAGGATTGGAAAAGGGGGGATGTGGTTTGTGCCGAGGg GCAACTACTACTCGATTGAAAACGACTACGACCAACCCGCTCGCGTCTTCTTCTCGCAAGGGTGCGAGGTGCAGGTTAGGCCATCCTCGGAGGGCGACGAAGGTGTCAGTGGGGCAGAGAACTCCGTGTTGGACACATCTGCTgccgcttctgcttctgcttag